One Streptococcus sp. zg-86 DNA window includes the following coding sequences:
- a CDS encoding cobalamin-independent methionine synthase II family protein, with the protein MTRSRFQLVGSLLRPADLRDYKTQIEHRDDINYPFYQDFPGYQETETKDIKAIIAEQKENGIDIVTDGEYSKSMWHLDFIWGFKGIERYIAEHGYTFKDHDGGHFETRKDIGIRITEELSGKNHHFIDIYKLVKAEAGDTATKLTVWGPAHAFTELSVFDRLYGEGQIYPTAEALQAGVVKAYKEFLEDYKTAGGKIIQFDDCLWELFDENNPASFFADGNAALSDLADSFVALNNEVVDFAHELGLTVWTHNCRGNYESRHAAGGTYEAIAQKFLRDQHYDRFFLEWDDERAGDLKALESLKDSKAEIVLGLLSSKTNTLDDEERVYQLLEQASQIIPKERLYLSHQCGFASCDSGNELSTAEQWAKIKQGQEIAEKFWAN; encoded by the coding sequence ATGACAAGATCAAGATTTCAACTCGTAGGCTCTCTCCTACGTCCAGCTGATTTACGGGACTACAAGACGCAAATCGAGCACCGTGATGACATCAACTATCCTTTCTATCAAGATTTTCCAGGCTACCAAGAAACGGAAACTAAGGATATCAAAGCAATTATTGCTGAACAAAAGGAAAATGGCATTGACATCGTGACAGACGGTGAATATTCAAAATCAATGTGGCATCTTGACTTTATCTGGGGTTTCAAAGGAATCGAGCGCTATATCGCAGAACATGGTTATACCTTTAAGGATCATGACGGTGGCCATTTTGAAACACGTAAGGATATCGGTATCCGCATTACGGAAGAATTATCTGGGAAAAACCACCATTTTATCGACATTTATAAATTGGTCAAAGCTGAAGCAGGAGATACTGCAACAAAACTAACCGTCTGGGGACCTGCTCATGCCTTTACTGAACTATCTGTCTTCGACCGCCTATATGGAGAAGGGCAGATTTACCCAACAGCAGAGGCATTACAAGCTGGAGTTGTCAAGGCCTACAAAGAATTTCTTGAAGATTACAAGACCGCTGGTGGTAAGATTATCCAATTCGATGACTGTCTCTGGGAATTATTTGATGAAAACAACCCAGCTAGCTTCTTTGCTGACGGCAATGCTGCTCTGTCTGATTTGGCAGATTCCTTTGTCGCTCTCAACAATGAGGTAGTCGATTTCGCTCATGAACTTGGCTTGACAGTTTGGACTCACAACTGCCGTGGAAACTACGAAAGCCGTCATGCAGCTGGTGGTACCTATGAAGCTATCGCTCAAAAATTCCTCCGTGATCAACACTATGACCGCTTCTTCCTTGAGTGGGATGACGAGCGTGCTGGAGATTTAAAAGCACTTGAAAGCCTCAAAGATTCCAAAGCTGAAATCGTCTTAGGCCTCCTCTCTAGTAAGACAAACACCCTCGATGATGAAGAACGGGTCTACCAATTACTCGAGCAAGCTAGTCAAATCATTCCAAAAGAACGCCTCTACCTTTCTCACCAATGCGGCTTTGCCTCATGTGATTCTGGAAATGAATTGTCTACTGCTGAACAATGGGCTAAAATCAAGCAAGGGCAAGAGATTGCAGAAAAATTCTGGGCAAACTAA
- the hflX gene encoding GTPase HflX: MIETRKEEERALLIGVELQQTENFVMSMEELASLAKTAGAVVKGSYTQKREKYDSKTFIGSGKLEEIKLMVEADGIDTVIVNNRLTPRQNVNLEEILGVKVIDRMQLILDIFAMRARSHEGKLQVHLAQLKYMLPRLIGQGIMLSRQAGGIGSRGPGESQLELNRRSIRNQIADIERQLKIVEKNRATIRERRIQSGVFKIGLIGYTNAGKSTIMNALTDKRQYEADELFATLDATTKQVQLSDTFQVTVTDTVGFIQDLPTELISAFKSTLEESMTVDLLLHVIDASDPNHTEQEEVVLTILQELEMLDIPRLALYNKLDKTDDHFTPSQFPHVMLSAKDENAKSHIQMMVLAKIKTMFEPFEIRVPLKDSYTLHDLGRIALIDMRFYEDDVEIIKGYISKKDKWKLEEFENGLY; the protein is encoded by the coding sequence ATGATTGAAACGAGAAAAGAAGAAGAGCGTGCCTTGCTGATTGGAGTAGAACTGCAGCAGACAGAAAACTTTGTCATGTCTATGGAAGAACTTGCGAGTCTTGCTAAAACAGCTGGTGCAGTTGTAAAAGGTAGCTACACCCAGAAGCGAGAAAAGTACGACAGCAAGACCTTTATCGGTTCAGGAAAATTAGAAGAAATTAAGCTCATGGTGGAAGCAGATGGCATTGATACCGTCATTGTCAATAATCGCTTGACCCCACGGCAGAACGTCAATTTAGAGGAAATCTTGGGCGTGAAAGTCATTGACCGCATGCAATTGATTTTGGACATCTTTGCCATGAGAGCAAGGAGCCATGAGGGGAAATTACAAGTGCACTTGGCTCAATTGAAGTACATGCTACCACGCCTGATTGGGCAGGGAATTATGCTGAGTCGGCAAGCTGGGGGAATTGGTTCTCGTGGACCTGGTGAAAGTCAGCTAGAGCTCAATCGTCGTAGCATTCGTAACCAGATTGCTGATATTGAACGGCAATTGAAAATCGTTGAGAAAAATCGTGCAACGATTCGAGAGCGCAGAATCCAATCAGGTGTGTTCAAAATCGGTCTTATTGGTTATACTAATGCAGGAAAGTCAACGATTATGAATGCTCTGACAGATAAGCGCCAGTATGAGGCAGATGAATTGTTTGCGACCTTAGATGCAACGACTAAGCAGGTACAGCTGTCCGATACCTTCCAAGTAACGGTGACCGATACGGTTGGATTTATCCAGGATTTACCGACAGAGTTGATTTCAGCTTTTAAATCAACCTTGGAAGAATCGATGACTGTCGACTTGCTACTCCATGTGATTGATGCTTCTGATCCCAATCATACTGAGCAGGAAGAAGTTGTCTTGACCATTTTGCAAGAGTTAGAGATGTTGGACATTCCACGCCTGGCTCTTTATAATAAACTAGATAAGACAGATGATCACTTTACACCGAGTCAATTTCCGCATGTCATGCTATCTGCCAAAGATGAGAATGCCAAATCCCATATCCAGATGATGGTCTTAGCAAAAATCAAAACCATGTTTGAGCCATTTGAGATTCGCGTCCCCCTGAAAGACAGTTATACACTGCATGACCTTGGGCGGATAGCCTTAATCGATATGCGCTTTTATGAAGATGATGTGGAGATCATCAAGGGCTATATTTCAAAGAAAGATAAGTGGAAATTAGAGGAATTTGAAAATGGATTATATTAA
- the miaA gene encoding tRNA (adenosine(37)-N6)-dimethylallyltransferase MiaA yields the protein MKTKIIAVVGPTAVGKTALGIELAQRYNGEIISGDSQQVYRQLDIGTAKATKEEQGLAPHHLIDVRDVTEGYSAYDFVAEASQLIAELAEKGKVPIIVGGTGLYIQSLLEGYHLGGQVAHEEILAYRKELDTWPDERLFGKIAELGIEIPQINRRRAMRQLELAHFGQELENQEPPYEALVIGLSDERAVLYERINQRVNQMVEVGLLEEAKWLYETYPTAQASLGIGYKEWFPYFKGEITVTEAIDKVKQNTRRFAKRQLTWFRNRMQVVFDLVSEEGFKDQIFQRVTEFLEEKS from the coding sequence ATGAAAACAAAGATAATAGCAGTGGTAGGACCGACTGCGGTGGGGAAAACTGCCCTAGGAATTGAGCTTGCACAGCGCTATAATGGAGAGATTATTAGTGGCGACAGTCAGCAGGTTTATCGACAATTAGATATTGGAACAGCCAAGGCAACCAAGGAAGAGCAGGGCCTTGCGCCCCACCATTTGATTGATGTGCGCGATGTGACAGAAGGCTATTCTGCCTATGATTTTGTAGCAGAAGCTAGCCAGTTGATTGCGGAACTTGCTGAAAAAGGAAAGGTGCCGATTATCGTAGGTGGCACAGGTCTTTATATTCAAAGTTTGCTGGAGGGCTATCATTTGGGTGGTCAGGTGGCACATGAGGAGATTCTCGCCTACCGAAAAGAGCTAGACACTTGGCCAGATGAGCGTTTATTTGGGAAAATAGCAGAGCTGGGAATTGAAATTCCCCAAATCAACCGCCGTCGTGCTATGAGGCAATTGGAGTTGGCACATTTTGGTCAAGAGTTGGAAAACCAAGAACCACCTTATGAAGCCTTAGTGATTGGCCTGTCAGATGAACGAGCTGTCTTATATGAACGCATCAACCAGCGTGTGAATCAGATGGTGGAAGTCGGCTTGTTAGAAGAAGCCAAGTGGCTCTATGAAACCTATCCAACAGCTCAAGCCAGTTTGGGAATTGGATACAAGGAATGGTTTCCTTATTTTAAAGGGGAGATAACTGTCACAGAAGCGATTGACAAGGTCAAGCAAAACACCCGCCGCTTTGCCAAACGCCAATTGACCTGGTTTCGTAACCGCATGCAGGTGGTGTTTGACCTCGTATCTGAAGAGGGATTCAAGGACCAGATTTTCCAACGAGTAACGGAATTTTTAGAGGAAAAATCATGA
- a CDS encoding Rgg/GadR/MutR family transcriptional regulator — MKEQYGKVFKIIRESKNMSLKEVAGDFVTPAQLSRFENGKSNLTVDTFFHCLNNMDVLQGEFSTFYNNYYGIGDIRLSNELYEAIENRNIDFLRRILTDYECKYRDTARKSDRLMIAVLHVFMNKCDSTIVIPREEKRVITDYLMSIDEWCRYELWILSNCARSLETKALEVLGQEAITRSQFYDSIEENQRKTYRLLLNITGVLLDRGEERIASKFIRLLDNFNILDSYLMEKLRLKFCKAHLRYLQGFEDALDIMKECLKMTNLVESYSISRQIEQTISQLTDM; from the coding sequence ATGAAAGAACAGTATGGAAAAGTTTTTAAAATTATTCGAGAATCAAAGAATATGTCTTTAAAAGAGGTCGCTGGAGATTTTGTAACTCCTGCTCAGTTATCACGTTTTGAGAATGGAAAGAGCAATCTGACGGTTGATACATTTTTCCATTGTTTGAATAATATGGATGTTTTGCAGGGAGAGTTCTCAACTTTTTATAACAATTATTATGGTATTGGGGATATACGTTTATCTAATGAACTTTATGAAGCTATAGAAAATAGGAATATTGATTTTTTAAGACGCATTCTTACTGATTATGAATGTAAGTATCGTGATACAGCAAGGAAATCGGATCGTCTGATGATTGCTGTGCTACATGTTTTTATGAATAAGTGTGATTCAACTATTGTTATTCCCAGAGAAGAAAAGAGAGTGATAACCGATTATTTGATGTCTATTGATGAGTGGTGCAGATATGAATTATGGATATTAAGTAATTGTGCTCGTTCTTTAGAAACAAAGGCTTTAGAAGTTTTAGGACAAGAAGCAATAACTCGAAGTCAATTTTATGATAGTATTGAAGAGAATCAAAGAAAAACTTATCGGTTGCTATTGAACATTACAGGAGTTTTATTGGATAGAGGAGAAGAAAGAATAGCCTCTAAGTTTATTAGACTCCTTGATAATTTTAATATTTTAGACAGTTATCTTATGGAAAAATTACGGTTAAAATTTTGCAAAGCTCATTTAAGATATTTACAAGGTTTTGAAGATGCGTTAGATATTATGAAAGAGTGCTTAAAAATGACCAATCTTGTAGAGAGTTATAGTATTTCTAGGCAAATTGAGCAAACTATCAGCCAACTTACAGATATGTAA
- a CDS encoding sensor histidine kinase, with the protein MKIAKKHFLLTSGMVFVVVTTLLTTLYFVMPIYYQSVKTAEVTQEFSQVSQSIQGKSEEEIEALLTYYDKKNLRMWYALSDATGKLYYPKIEASDEGIAVQVSPFIVADNERAQLKEVITDADGQNYTLEGEYSLQPVSDASQVLFELSPYLLLFSLCLGVVLSFIYSRISTKRLKQISATTRKMVSLSPDVFCQVNGNDEIADLAQDVNTLYESLLRHMEALRLENEKVAESERSKAEFLRMTSHELKTPIAGMLGIVDGMIYGIGDFKNRDKYLKKCREMLEEQSQLVQSILAISKLEMQDVEEQTSVFSLSDVLDEQVGFYQTLATVQGYRFVAKILPVEIEGNQTYLLKAIKNILDNAFHYTKAGGDIHLSVDQQQLIIENEAEKILSEEQIKQIFQPFYRPDYSRSRKDGGTGLGLFIVQQILDQHQLTYRFEAIDEKWMRFSIFF; encoded by the coding sequence GTGAAAATTGCTAAAAAACACTTTCTCTTAACAAGTGGCATGGTCTTTGTTGTCGTAACGACTTTGCTGACAACTTTGTATTTTGTCATGCCGATTTACTACCAATCAGTGAAAACAGCAGAAGTAACGCAGGAATTTAGCCAAGTTTCCCAAAGCATTCAAGGGAAATCCGAAGAGGAAATCGAGGCTCTTCTCACCTATTACGATAAAAAGAATCTGCGTATGTGGTATGCTTTATCGGATGCGACAGGAAAACTCTACTATCCAAAGATAGAGGCCTCGGATGAGGGGATAGCAGTTCAAGTCAGCCCCTTTATTGTGGCAGATAATGAGCGTGCCCAATTAAAAGAAGTCATCACAGATGCGGACGGTCAAAATTATACTTTAGAAGGCGAATATTCTCTACAACCCGTTTCGGACGCCAGTCAGGTGCTGTTTGAGTTATCACCTTATTTATTGCTCTTTTCTCTGTGTCTAGGAGTCGTTCTGTCCTTTATCTATAGTCGAATTTCGACCAAACGTCTCAAGCAAATTTCTGCCACAACCCGAAAAATGGTGAGCCTATCCCCAGATGTTTTCTGTCAAGTCAATGGAAATGATGAAATTGCTGATTTAGCGCAGGATGTCAATACACTCTATGAAAGTCTCTTGCGTCATATGGAAGCCTTGCGACTAGAAAACGAGAAAGTCGCAGAAAGTGAGCGAAGCAAGGCAGAATTTTTACGGATGACCTCGCATGAACTTAAGACACCGATTGCAGGTATGCTTGGTATTGTAGACGGTATGATTTATGGGATTGGCGATTTTAAGAATCGGGACAAATACCTCAAAAAATGCCGTGAAATGCTGGAAGAGCAATCGCAGCTTGTCCAATCGATTCTAGCGATTTCCAAATTAGAGATGCAGGATGTAGAAGAACAAACCAGTGTCTTTTCCTTATCAGATGTCCTAGATGAGCAGGTTGGATTTTACCAGACCTTGGCTACTGTACAGGGCTATCGATTTGTCGCAAAGATTTTACCAGTAGAGATAGAAGGCAATCAAACTTATTTACTCAAGGCAATCAAGAATATTTTAGATAATGCCTTTCATTATACAAAAGCTGGGGGAGACATTCACTTATCCGTAGACCAACAGCAGTTGATTATTGAAAATGAGGCAGAAAAAATCTTAAGCGAGGAGCAAATCAAACAGATTTTCCAACCCTTTTATCGACCGGATTACAGTCGTAGTCGCAAGGACGGTGGAACGGGACTAGGTCTCTTTATTGTGCAGCAGATTTTAGATCAGCACCAGTTGACCTACCGTTTTGAAGCAATTGATGAGAAGTGGATGCGCTTTAGCATTTTCTTTTAG
- a CDS encoding cystathionine beta-lyase, with protein sequence MDYINLALKYGGFTSLDRVYLTRQLKGLTDSQKLAFITPPPSVINAYFAEIYQKQGPKAATDYYLELSCQLHLLTVCPSFEEKKPFVRLNLSGKSFGFAYHNEAELAQVFAEKNEPVTSDLLFEIAQIFPHYSVFVKDDLIWMQPLAIDEDSLIAVESSYLLTDLAESADWVQISGFNQEEVIEIASQYSGQAYYAWSGRKAIISIQK encoded by the coding sequence ATGGATTATATTAATCTGGCCTTGAAATACGGTGGTTTTACGAGTCTTGATAGGGTGTATCTGACACGGCAATTAAAAGGCTTAACGGATAGTCAAAAGCTGGCCTTTATCACACCGCCACCCTCTGTGATTAATGCTTATTTTGCAGAAATCTATCAGAAACAAGGACCAAAGGCTGCGACGGATTATTATCTCGAACTATCCTGTCAACTTCATCTCTTGACAGTTTGTCCGTCATTTGAAGAGAAAAAACCATTTGTTCGCCTGAATCTATCTGGAAAGTCGTTTGGTTTTGCCTATCATAATGAGGCAGAATTAGCACAAGTATTTGCTGAAAAAAATGAGCCAGTAACGTCTGATTTGCTTTTTGAGATTGCACAGATTTTTCCTCATTACTCCGTTTTTGTCAAAGATGACCTGATTTGGATGCAGCCCTTGGCTATCGATGAGGACAGTCTTATAGCAGTAGAGAGTTCTTATCTCTTAACAGACCTTGCTGAAAGTGCGGACTGGGTGCAGATTTCAGGTTTTAACCAAGAAGAGGTGATAGAGATTGCAAGCCAGTATTCCGGTCAAGCCTACTATGCTTGGTCAGGAAGAAAAGCGATTATCTCTATTCAAAAATAG
- a CDS encoding ATP-binding cassette domain-containing protein encodes MSTLLALQSLTKQYASQKAVNHISFSIQKGEICGLVGENGAGKTTLLRILSGLIAPTSGEIFSSQPYRIGALIESPALQPNLSAEGNLHYIALQLGLKNRQQIIEETLEIVGLQEVDPHKKAKDFSLGMRQRLAIAMAILDRPDFLILDEPINGLDPAGIRDMRNIILTLREQYNMTILISSHILSELELVVDRYIIMHKGKILRQFSKTELQQELEEKLYLATTNLEATKILLQKQDISFQEEDDYLILPKETEIMSLIAQLIHEHIELKAIFNKKIAFENYYLQLIQEGESSNELS; translated from the coding sequence ATGTCCACACTTTTAGCCTTACAATCCTTAACAAAACAGTATGCCTCTCAAAAGGCTGTCAACCACATTTCCTTCTCCATTCAAAAAGGGGAAATCTGTGGTCTTGTCGGAGAAAATGGAGCAGGAAAGACGACTCTTTTGCGAATCCTCTCTGGTCTAATCGCACCAACATCCGGTGAAATTTTTTCATCCCAACCCTATCGCATCGGTGCACTCATTGAATCACCTGCTCTGCAACCAAATCTCTCAGCGGAAGGAAATCTTCACTATATTGCCCTACAACTAGGATTAAAAAATAGACAGCAGATTATTGAAGAAACTCTTGAAATAGTTGGTCTCCAAGAGGTTGATCCACACAAGAAAGCTAAGGATTTTTCCCTTGGTATGCGGCAAAGACTAGCGATTGCTATGGCTATCTTGGATCGTCCAGATTTTCTCATTCTCGATGAACCTATCAACGGCTTAGACCCCGCAGGTATCCGAGATATGCGAAATATCATTCTTACTCTACGTGAACAGTACAACATGACTATTTTAATCTCTAGCCATATCTTATCAGAATTAGAATTAGTCGTAGATCGATATATTATCATGCATAAAGGGAAAATCTTACGACAATTTTCAAAAACAGAACTCCAACAAGAACTAGAAGAAAAACTCTATCTAGCAACAACTAATCTTGAAGCAACTAAAATTCTTCTGCAAAAACAAGACATTTCGTTCCAAGAAGAAGATGATTACCTCATTCTTCCAAAGGAGACAGAGATTATGTCCCTCATAGCACAGCTAATTCACGAACATATTGAACTAAAAGCAATTTTCAATAAGAAAATCGCTTTTGAAAACTACTATCTACAACTCATTCAAGAAGGAGAATCTAGCAATGAATTATCTTAA
- a CDS encoding ABC transporter permease, whose amino-acid sequence MNYLKADLYRILKERKLILSLSILIALSLLSAFLLSSSPSKEDSYSLIQLLTQFLPLFFLAPTNLLFGEDFHHRTINNLIVKKQKRNAIFLYKILTNLVINLLYILFAYTLALLMRILLGGEVDITTSRSIFIHQLPLYICIILLSSTLFIAFKKINQSYLSFILIVLLFDNVLHLITNNLLHISIPNDIFLFRALQNMDTNWTASTIIACFFTIIYLISSYHLFKKKELK is encoded by the coding sequence ATGAATTATCTTAAAGCAGACCTTTATCGTATCCTAAAAGAAAGAAAACTGATTTTATCCCTTTCAATCCTAATTGCCTTATCACTACTATCTGCCTTTTTACTCAGCAGTAGCCCTTCAAAGGAGGATTCCTATAGCCTAATTCAGCTCTTGACACAGTTTCTTCCACTCTTTTTTCTTGCTCCTACAAATCTCCTATTTGGAGAAGATTTCCATCACCGAACAATTAACAATCTCATTGTCAAAAAACAAAAACGAAATGCTATTTTTCTCTACAAAATTCTCACAAATCTTGTTATCAACCTACTATACATCCTTTTTGCTTACACTCTAGCACTTCTCATGCGTATTCTTCTAGGAGGCGAAGTTGATATCACAACTAGTCGGTCGATTTTTATTCACCAACTCCCTCTTTACATCTGCATTATCCTACTCTCTTCTACCCTCTTTATCGCCTTTAAGAAAATCAATCAGTCCTATCTTTCCTTTATTCTCATCGTTCTCCTGTTCGATAATGTTCTTCATCTGATTACAAATAATCTTCTTCATATTTCTATTCCCAATGACATTTTCTTATTTCGCGCTTTACAAAATATGGATACAAATTGGACTGCTAGCACAATCATCGCTTGCTTTTTTACAATTATCTACCTTATAAGTAGCTATCACTTATTCAAAAAGAAAGAATTGAAATAA
- a CDS encoding MFS transporter: MKKQSVFVAVGIVMLGAVMRVPITAIPPILTDIASSLGVSVSELGLLTSIPLLMFALCSSIAPKVANRFGMERLMSGVLLTMAIGSLLRIVNLPFLYLGTILVGATIAMINVLLPSIVAASFPHKIGLYTTLYITMMGLMSTVASMVAVPIVAATSWSFFIILVTGFVGLAFLFWLPNMRQNHHTAQTEVMATSSLWKNKYAVIFLVFSGLQSMLFYTELTWLPTMAQTAGLAQAQAGFLAGIFSLVSIPVSMVIPGIVSRLKKEQRAIMMTGLSCLTLMGLVLMLFTPTTFIMWLIIHLLLGLSVSALFPYMMLSLSLKTSNSQATARLSGMVQTGGYLIAAIGPAVLGYSYSIAASWVPLIISLLLVTLGMIVTIFLIEKEDVIV, from the coding sequence ATGAAGAAACAATCAGTCTTTGTTGCAGTAGGAATTGTGATGTTAGGAGCGGTGATGCGCGTGCCGATTACAGCCATTCCTCCGATTTTAACAGATATTGCAAGTAGCTTGGGAGTGTCGGTCAGTGAGTTGGGGCTTCTTACTTCTATTCCGCTTCTCATGTTTGCTCTCTGCTCTTCTATCGCTCCGAAAGTAGCCAATCGCTTTGGCATGGAGCGGTTGATGAGTGGGGTCTTACTCACTATGGCAATCGGCTCGCTGTTGCGGATTGTCAATCTTCCTTTTTTGTATTTGGGAACGATTCTAGTAGGGGCAACCATTGCTATGATTAATGTCTTATTGCCCAGTATCGTTGCAGCCAGTTTTCCGCATAAGATTGGTCTATATACCACCCTATACATTACGATGATGGGGCTCATGTCTACGGTAGCATCAATGGTGGCTGTTCCCATTGTGGCAGCAACATCATGGTCTTTCTTTATCATCTTGGTGACAGGCTTTGTCGGACTAGCTTTTCTGTTTTGGCTCCCAAATATGCGACAGAATCATCATACTGCCCAAACAGAAGTAATGGCAACTTCATCGCTTTGGAAGAACAAGTATGCGGTCATTTTTCTAGTCTTTAGTGGTCTGCAATCCATGCTCTTTTACACCGAGTTGACATGGTTGCCAACGATGGCACAAACCGCAGGTTTAGCTCAAGCTCAGGCAGGATTTTTAGCTGGGATTTTTAGTTTGGTGAGTATACCTGTTTCCATGGTGATTCCTGGAATTGTCTCACGCCTGAAAAAAGAGCAACGAGCAATCATGATGACTGGCTTATCTTGCCTAACCCTAATGGGTCTCGTCCTGATGTTATTCACACCAACAACCTTTATCATGTGGTTGATTATTCATCTCTTGCTCGGCTTATCTGTCAGTGCTTTGTTCCCTTACATGATGTTGTCGCTGTCCCTAAAAACTAGTAATAGTCAAGCAACGGCTCGCTTATCAGGGATGGTTCAGACCGGAGGCTATCTCATTGCAGCGATAGGACCTGCTGTTTTAGGGTATAGCTATTCGATTGCAGCTTCTTGGGTACCCCTGATTATCAGTCTACTGCTTGTCACACTTGGCATGATAGTCACGATTTTCTTGATTGAAAAAGAAGATGTGATTGTGTGA
- the rnz gene encoding ribonuclease Z: MYIQFLGTGAGQPSKARNVSSLALKLLDEINEVWLFDCGEGTQNRILETAIRPRKISKIFITHLHGDHIFGLPGFLSSRSFQGNEEQTDIDIYGPIGIRQFVLTSLKVSGSRLPYRIHFHEFDVDTVERVLDTDKFTVFADQLDHTVPCVGYRVVQKDLEGTLDAEALRAAGVPFGPLFGKIKNGENVILEDGREIVASDYLSPPRPGKVVTILGDTRKCHASVRLAVNADVLVHEATYGKGDEVIARKHGHSTNMEAALVAKDAGAKRLLLNHISPRFLSKDISQLRKDASTIFENVHIVKDLEEVEV, translated from the coding sequence ATGTATATTCAATTTTTAGGAACTGGAGCGGGACAGCCCTCCAAAGCACGTAATGTATCGAGTTTAGCATTGAAATTACTCGATGAAATCAATGAAGTCTGGTTGTTTGATTGTGGGGAGGGAACGCAAAACCGGATTTTAGAAACTGCTATTCGACCACGAAAGATTAGTAAGATTTTTATTACTCATTTACATGGTGACCATATCTTTGGTTTACCAGGCTTTTTATCGAGTCGCTCTTTTCAAGGAAATGAAGAGCAGACTGATATTGATATTTATGGACCGATAGGTATCCGCCAGTTTGTCTTGACGAGTCTGAAAGTATCGGGTTCTCGCCTACCTTACCGCATTCATTTTCATGAGTTTGATGTTGATACGGTAGAAAGGGTGCTTGATACAGATAAATTCACGGTATTTGCAGATCAACTTGACCATACGGTACCCTGTGTCGGCTATCGTGTGGTTCAAAAAGATTTGGAAGGAACGTTAGATGCAGAAGCGCTTCGTGCGGCAGGTGTACCATTTGGTCCCCTCTTTGGAAAGATTAAAAATGGTGAAAATGTTATCTTAGAAGACGGCAGAGAAATTGTAGCTAGCGACTATCTTTCTCCTCCGCGACCTGGTAAGGTTGTCACAATCTTAGGGGATACCCGCAAATGCCATGCTAGTGTGCGGCTAGCGGTTAATGCAGATGTATTGGTGCATGAGGCGACTTATGGTAAGGGTGATGAGGTCATCGCTCGAAAACATGGTCATTCGACCAATATGGAGGCAGCCTTGGTGGCAAAAGATGCAGGAGCCAAACGCTTGCTGCTCAATCATATTAGTCCGCGCTTCTTATCTAAGGATATTAGTCAGCTTCGCAAGGATGCAAGTACGATTTTTGAGAATGTCCACATTGTAAAAGATTTGGAAGAGGTTGAAGTGTGA
- a CDS encoding DUF3042 family protein, with protein sequence MAKGFGKGFLTGVASTVALAAGAVFTIHKTIIEPEEKKEAFIEENRKKAARRRVAH encoded by the coding sequence ATGGCTAAAGGTTTTGGAAAAGGTTTCTTAACGGGAGTAGCTAGTACAGTCGCTCTTGCTGCAGGTGCTGTCTTTACGATTCATAAAACAATCATTGAACCTGAAGAAAAGAAAGAAGCGTTCATCGAAGAAAATCGCAAAAAAGCAGCACGCCGCCGTGTTGCACATTAA